In the Populus trichocarpa isolate Nisqually-1 chromosome 8, P.trichocarpa_v4.1, whole genome shotgun sequence genome, CATTACTTGCATTCCAGTAGTGAGCCAAAATTGCTTGAGGTTTGTAGTTGATTGCATGTtgtgaatttatgtttttgggtAGTTAGTTGCTTATTAGTGATGGTATTGTCACACGAAATACTAGAAAACCTTGTAAAATGGGATTTCAGTTCAGGGGTGCAAGCACAGCTGTGTTGCATGGTTTTAGGCCCAACTTAAAGTGCTGctcttgtttttattctttttgaaatCTTATTGCTGTATTAGAAGATGTATGTTCTTCTCTGCAGAAAGTTCAACATGAGTTGTTGTCTGTATATGCCACCCAACTGCTTGAAAAAGAGCACTCTGGATGCCATGCTTTGCTTAGAGATGACAAGGTATTCTTAATACATTTGTTTAACTGTTTTTCTCCTAAGAGCaattccaaattaattaaaagttgctgctttctttctttgtttcatgCTGTTTTAGGTGGAGGATTTATCAAGAATGTTCAGGCTCTTTTCTAAAATACCTCGAGGCTTAGATCCTGTTTCTGGTATATTTAAGCAGGTTGGTAGGCGTgcattaatatttcttttccttgGGCAATCTGAAATAAGCATTTGTTGAtcctgtcttttctttttcctccctttcttttttcctctgctCTAAGATGGTTTCCGTTTCATAATGCAGCATGTCACTGCTGAAGGTACAGCTTTGGTCAAACAGGCTGAAGATGCAGCAAGCAATAAGAAGGTAGGTCTTTTAATGACTATTCTTACATTTGCAAATTACTTAATATGGCTTCTGGTGAAATTCTTTTCTCTTATCTGTATTTTATTGCCCCTCCCACCCAATAAAAATTAGAGATAAAAATCCAGTTTTTCTCTTAGTTCACAATCTGTGCAGTTTGGTGTCTAAGATTGTTTGTTATGCTCTTTAAATAAACTTTGAACAGCTTGCATAAATCTCTCACTAATAGTCTGGTGATTTTAGGTGAACTTTAGATTTCATTTGGTGagtagtttttttctataataatggCTATAATGAGGATGGTAAGACATACAATATGTGCTGGTTTTGCCTAATGCAGTTGTCAATAATTAGCTACCCCTTTTTGGCTTtgcttttaaattgaatttgaaaatcaGCTGTCCTGGCTTATCTAATGCGAATATGACACTTTGCTGTGGAATGCATGAAGAAAAGCAAATTCAAGTTCCAAAAATTGGTGAAAGTCTTAATAATATCAGAATCCAATTCTATCACATCATCCAACTCTGCCACCCACTGGCCCTAACTCATCAGCCTCCAAGACAAACTGGTGCTTGCTTTTGCACCATTGTAGTTTGCTAAGAATTAGGAACATTGtcaatttctaaatattttgcTCACTATTCATAGCAATGATATCATTCTTTAGAAAAAGAGCAAGGCTAGCAAAATAACCTTGGCAAGCTTAAGGATCTAAAGTTTCTTCTGCTCTGCATCTTTAATTACATACCCTAGTCATAGTTCCTTGGATACTTGTTGGGTATCTGATTACCCTGGCATATTATCCTTGAATGAGTGTGTGCTAATCTTGAATCATTGCTGGTTCTTCTTGTCTTTACAATATGCCAGAAAGTAGGAAGACAGACCATCAATACTGAAATGAATGATCTATCAGACTGATGACGATATCTCTGCCATTGAACATTGCTGAATAGTCCTGAAGATGGTAGCCCAAAGCTTATAGATTAATCGAAGCTGTTGTTGCTGGGACCCTCAGTTAATTTTATGGATCTTTTCGGGGACACAAAGTGTTTGAGGCCACTTTCTATCCCTTTTTACCCTTAATAAACATGGAGACCATGCATCCACTGCCTTTCACCTAACTGCTTTGATGCAAAGCCACAACAGTTACTGAGGGCTTTTGAATTGGATATTCTAGACTTTGACTAGAGTGCTTTCTGGCTTACTTGATACTGCATAAAAAATGTAACTAGATGGCTTACGTCAAGGATAGCTGTTGGAGTCAAGGTAGAGCTCCCCCAGTCTCTTTGAGACATTTCTGCTATGTTCGGTGCCTCCTTCTTCACTCCGGGGGCTCCAGTAGTCAAGCCCAACCGATCCAATTTTTTGAGAGACTCAAAACCACAGAATGAAGGAAGCAGTAAGGAAAGGAGAAATGTATGAAAATAACCACACCTCCCTGCACGGCCCTCCAAGCAACTTCTTTTGAGAGATAAGCGGAGTAAGGGTCTAAAGACTGTTACCAATAGCAAGGGGCTATTTTGAGGATAGGTGCTCTCTGGTGCACCATAGATGAATTCATCCGGGTTAAAAACCTGGCATCATGGTTTCTGAACTTGCCTAAGGTTAATGAGATGGTCTGTGATCTATCTtgaaaacaacacaaattttattcttcacTTAGAGATGGCCTGAATTTGTCCTACTTGCCTCTGAGACAGCTGGTGTTGATTAATGCAgctattttttagtttctactACCTGGGAGTTAAAGGGTCTTTATGAGTTTATTTTAGGCTAAGAAATCAGTCAAGCATGTGGTTCAGGTCTGTTTTGGTTAGTTGGGATTATCTGATCATTTTCAAACAGCAGAACACAAATTTTGCAATATCAATGAGCTTTTTACAAAATTGGTTGCATGCCACATTACTCTCACAAACATGCATAGTATTTTGGGaatgctcatttttttttttcatgtaattctCATGCCAGCtttctgctattttttttaacaggcAGATAAAAAGGATGTGGTTGGTTTGCAAGAACAGGTGAGTTTTCCAATTCTAAATGCAAATATTGACTGCAATGTTGAAATGGATTGAAGCTGATTTTATTGGCCTTCAGGTTTTTGTCAGGAAGGTGATTGAGCTGCATGACAAATATCTGGCATATGTCAATGATTGTTTCCAGAACCACACTCTCTTCCACAAGGTTTGTGCAGAACATTTATTTCGGACATTCTAAGGTCAAACATATCCTTCTTGGTCTTTTGTGTCTGAATCTTGTCCTTCTTTAGGCCCTCAAGGAAGCTTTTGAGGTCTTTTGCAACAAGGGTGTTGCTGGAAGTTCAAGTGCAGAATTACTAGCAACCTTTTGCGATAACATTCTTAAGAAAGGTGGGAGTGAGAAACTGAGTGATGAGGCCATTGAGGAAACACTGGAGAAGGTCTGTTGTGCTTTTATTGCCTGGTTGTGTTGCTCATGTTATTATATAACTTCATAATTGAATTTACTTGATTCATAGGTGGTCAAGCTGCTTGCTTATATTAGCGACAAGGACCTGTTTGCAGAATTTTATAGGTGAGTAATGTCATCTTCTGGTGTATAGCTTCTTTAATTGAACATTATATGGAGAAGTTTTTAACTCAGAGGATTATTTTTGCTGCATGGTTTCTGGCAGGAAAAAACTTGCTCGGCGGCTTCTTTTTGATAAGAGTGCAAATGACGACCATGAGAGAAGCATTTTGACAAAGCTGAAACAGCAATGCGGTGGGCAATTCACCTCAAAGATGGAGGGGATGGTCAGTTGCCTTGAATCATCTCTTCTAGTCGGAAGTTTATATTGCTATGCACACATGTAAGATTGGGATGCAAACTGTTATTCTTTCTTGTaattggattttgttttctagGTTACGGATTTGACATTAGCACGTGAAAACCAAACCAGTTTTGAGGAGTATCTAAGCAATAACCCAAATGCAAATCCTGGGATTGACTTGACAGTTACTGTTTTGACAACTGGCTTCTGGCCTAGTTACAAGTCTTTTGATCTGAACCTTCCAGCAGAGATGGTATACTCATTAATTTATGCCTTAGTTTAACTGGTCATTGCATTTTGGTTGATATGTGGTTTTCCAAGGTTAGCATCTTGGCAAAGTCACTAATGCACACCTTTTTCTGTTGCTGCTGCTTTAGGTCAAGTGTGTTGAAGTTTTTAgggaattttatcaaataaaaacaaagcacAGGAAACTTACCTGGATATACTCTTTGGGTACTTGTAATCTTATCggaaaatttgaacaaaaaaccaTGGAGTTGATTGTGACAACCTACCAGGTATTATGTTAATGAATTTAGCTGCATATTTCCTTATTATTTGTTCTGATTGCAGGGTAGAAGTGCTGGTTCTCCATAAGTTTCTTTAtttctaatattgttttttttttttctttcttaatagGCATCTGCACTGTTACTTTTTAACTCCTCAGATAGATTAAGTTATTCCGAGATCATGACTCAATTGAACTTGACCGATGATGATGTTGTTAGACTGCTCCACTCGCTGTCATGCGCGAAGTATAAGATTCTAAACAAAGAgccaaatacaaaaataatatctcCTACTGATCACTTTGAATTCAACTCCAAATTTACTGACAAAATGAGGAGGATCAAGGTGCTGAGAGCTTCTACAATGTCTTGTTCCTTTTCTGTTTTATGTGAATGCTAATGAACCTTCTTCTCTGCTCAACTTGCAGATTCCTCTGCCTCCTGTAgatgaaaagaagaaagtaaTTGAAGATGTTGACAAGGATAGAAGGTATGCTATTGATGCCTCAATTGTGCGCATCATGAAGAGTCGCAAAGTTTTGGGTCACCAGCAATTGGTTATGGAGTGTGTTGAGCAGTTGGGCCGCATGTTCAAGGTTTATTTTGACATTTAGTTTACTCTTCATGATCTGTATTCCTTTTTATTCCTCTGTTTGAACTTAATGGTTAAATTGAAATGTGGATTTGCAGCCTGATTTCAAGGCAATTAAAAAACGGATTGAAGATCTGATTACTCGAGACTATCTTGAAAGGGACAAAGAAAACCCGAACTTGTTCAGATACTTGGCATAAAGCGGCATGCTTGATCATTCATTAATAATGAAGTGGTGACTTTTGTTGCTGCAAATCACACCAAAGAGCAACTGTACAAGGTTGAAGTAGCACGGGTGTGTATAAATGCAACTAATGAGTGCCTCTTCGGTGATTGATTGGAAGCAGGAGCCGGAACACTTGTATATTTTGCCTCTAGAGCCAGGTATGAACAACTTCTATAGATTGTGATCCCATGTTGGAGAATTGTAACTGTTTCCCTAATGAGGTCCAATGCGCCAATGGGACCATCGTGTAGCTTTACCCTGTTACGTTGAGTCCACCGCATGACTTGGTTGTTTGTTAATTGTGCTTTGCTTTTCCgatggaaggggaaaaaaatgtattttagtTCTATTTACGAGACATTTTGTATGGCAGATCTAGAAACTATCAGGTGAATGGTTTGTCTTTGAATGTGAACATTTCCTGTGCCATTTTATGCATTTCTTTATATTATCTGTAAGAGCAACTCTGAGTTTCCATTATTTTATGTGATGGATGTGTTGGTTATCGActattttagattgtttaaaCTTTTATCAAACTTGGAATTGCTTGAAGTCACGTCATGTTATTGATGGGGGCATTACTTTTTCccattttattgaaggtttattttttctattggtATCCGAAAGATCATTTTTACTAGAGCAGCAAACCATAAGCATCATATTCCACTACATGTTAATGTCTCTCTGTCAAAGGTTACTGCCCATGATGCAATTTCTATACCATTCATCTCATTGGAGACCAGATTGCTAGAGGATATGACAGCTCCACAGCATCATATGTTGGTTGATATAACCCTACAACCCTGTTTCGTAACTCCTGTAGATAGTAATGAGAGAATTTACTGTCAAATTGTCTGACTTCCACTTGATAAACCATCCTCCCTTCTAACTCTTTGCCCTTTCTTGGGATGAAGTAATCTATTCAAGCATTCAATATTACCCATAGCTTAATCCACCTCCTTGattttattatggattgttATGatgtttgttaaataaaaaagagcttCAGAAATTTAGTTTTTCGTTCTTTATATAATCAATTTTTGGATTGAGCCAGCATGAAATGGCATGTTTTTGTCAAACATAAGAGCGCAAGGATCCGTTTAACCGATGCACTCTAGTGTAGATGGGCGAATCGATGGTTGGTGTTGCATCAGTTCTGCCCTGGAGGTCTTCAGCAAGAGTTTATCCAATCAGAGAATGAGTTTTCATGAAGCAACATGGTAGGCTCTTCGGAGCAGTTTGGAGTTGTGCATGCTCGAGCCTGGTTTCTAAAAGGAATTTCTAGTTCAACGAAATCTTAAGCAGTCTATCTTGCACGCTATAATGGGAAAGATGGAAGTTGTTTTCAATAAGATTTGTTCTAATAACGTGAAAGATTTGTGGTTTTGATGTAATGGTGAGAAATGAAATGACGTTTTCACTGGTTTGATTTGAAATGGCAAAGACTTGTTTTATGTGATCAAACATAAGACAAATTTCTTCCTGACCTCGGTGGGCAAACACGGAACCAGCCAAATATGTCCCAGAAAAGTGATCGACTTACTGTGCTTACCATTTGCTCTAAATCTCAGTTATGCTTGAACTGCTTGGGAGATTGTTTGATCCTTCATGGAAGACGAATTTGCCAGAAGAGTGCATGAAGAAGCTTGCTGTCACCCCCATAAGCATTAAGCTGAGAGCTGGAGCTGTGGCCTGTAGCCAGATGTCCGAGGCTTGAAATTATCTAGAGGAGGAAGGGGATTTTTCTCAGTTAAGTTGAGCTTGTAAGACAAGAAAATTCATCACAGATGATGTGTTGCAAGGAGAGCCGATGAATGTGCGTGAAGCAAACATAGATTTTGGAATCTGGACAAAAAGCAGCAACAGGGTCGTCCAAGAATGGCACCAGTGGAGCAAAACCGACAGTTCTCTTTGCTTTCTTTCCCAAATCGAGAAGCAATCATTAGGAAGCAGTCGCGTCCATCCATGAATTGCCTGTGCCCTACTCTCTTCTTTTTGGCATCTAGTCTTGTGTTCACCATTCTACTAATCATTATTGCAGCTACTGAATTTCCGCATGCCTTTTGGACCCGTTTTGCTGAGATCACTCTAATGCAGAAGAGATCATGAAAGAAAGGGGAGGTGATGCATGAGGTTTTGATTAATACGATTAAagcttaacatatatatatattagactaaatggataatttaaaattcatgaaaagatTTGGTCATGctgaataatttatttgataaaaacaagCATATTTGTTTATCCGATGAGCTCAATTATTTTTAGGGAAATTTTACCAGTCTAATTTTATAGTTTGACTCATTATAAACAATCAAGGTTGGAAAAGTCCTTCAAATGAAGCttagaaaatgttgtttttatcgGTTTATTAGTTTTcctatttaattttagatttttaaccttaattaataaaaaaaattataaatataataaaatcatgtttaaagtctatttaaaaattttaagaacaaaaaagataatttgaattggattttcatgaacaatttattattagtattattattattttcatatcatatatataataattgaaaaaacatttattaaaatttagataaaattttttaatagtacTTAAAAACAGAGTAAGCTAATCTGGTAAAAAAGATTTGAGtgctaaaaaaaccaaagaaaacaaatgaaatgaaaaaagggaaaaaaaaaaaaatggttaggCCAAAATGCATGCTTCCACCAATGCTCAAACTCGTAAACTTTGACATCCCACGCCCAGGAACCAACTTAGCTAAGGCGTGGAATTGATACGTTGCTcgattaaaacatatataaaggcTCGTTTTTGTTCATCTTAGAAAATGAATGCTTCCATAATGCTCAAACTCGCGACCTCAGCATTCCTCACACGAAACAACTAAACTAAGACGTggaattgattaaaaaagaaggtATTGAAGTGCTTTACTGTTGGAACCCGTCCTTTTAGTGTGTTTCCTTGCGTCAGGAAAACGGTAATGGCAGACGGTAATGGCCAGTTGGAAAACGCAAGAACTTGCACCCTTTTACTCTTCCATAGTTGGTTGTCAAATGTCATCATGGAAGGCTTCTCTCTTTTTCTGATGTAGATAATTTCTTCTAGGTTGCATAAGAAACTTTCTGCTCGATCTTTTCTTGCTGAACTATGAAATGTTGTTGTTCCATACATCCTTCCACTTCTATCTGATGAGATTGAGCCTGGAGCAACTAGTTGCTCTTGCATGCATTTTCTGGTGCCCGGAAAGAAATATCATTTCCATTCTAGAGTTACCAGAGGCTTTTCCTCATGTTTTTCTGATGAATAGAGTAATAAGGGGAGGCAAGTTGCTTGCTAAGTGCCTCCCTCACACCTATGACATTAACAACTGACCAGCATGCATGGCATGATACATGTGGGCTCTCCTCTCTCCCACCAATGAGAACATGCTTTCCGATCCCCTTAAACAAATTAAGACCGATAGTTTTGTCCcttttgtgttttgattctTCCAGAAATATGGCTTTGCAGTGTCTTTGGGTTCTCCCCGCATGACTGCAAGTGTCTTTCCCTGTAAGGAATCTGATATAATATGAACAGTTAAAGTGACATTACTCTGTGTTTTGATTCTAGTTTTCCATCCTACTTGCTGCTTCTCACTCCCACAACCAAGCACAATGGACAAGAAATGCTTATGAACAAACAAGAGCCCACTACCATGTATTAATTGAAGAGCTAACACAAAGGAGTTCAACATAAGAATAGTGCAATATCCCATCAATGATATAGAGTCCTTTACCCATTTTGACATGCTACCCAACTTGTGATTAATTTGGGCTTACATTCTAAGTAGAAGAAGACTTGTAGAATCGAAACATGAACGACAGCATATATATACGAAATCTTATGACAAGGTAGGTGGGGGCTGACCGGGGCCTTCTTAAGTAGGTTTCTTGCTTTCAACTTTGGCAAATTCCAGGTTCTTCTTGCCTTGCAGCTTGTTAGTTACATAGTGTTAGTTTCTTGTACTCTCCATGATTGTACGTATCTCCTACACTTGCATGGATTGTTCTCATCCAACAGCTCTGGAATTGGTCCAAGCTCTATTTCATAGCTAGGGGAATAAAATGTGACAAGAGAGAGTCTGTCTTTTTCCCTGTGAGTCAATGCTCCACACTTTGGTATTTTCCATTTGTTAAAACCTGTACATGCAGAAAATTAGTGAACTGTAGAATTAGCGTCAATTCCGGGCAAGATGGAAAGAGGGAAAGTCTAGGTTTAATTTTCTTACTTTTAAAGTGTCAC is a window encoding:
- the LOC18101833 gene encoding cullin-1 isoform X1; its protein translation is MAINERKTIDLEQGWEFMQKGITKLKNILEGLQEPQFSSEDYMMLYTTIYNMCTQKPPHDYSQQLYDKYRESFEEYITSTVLPSLREKHDEFMLRELVKRWANHKVMVRWLSRFFHYLDRYFIARRSLPPLNEVGLTCFRDLVYQELNGKVRDAVISLIDQEREGEQIDRALLKNVLDIFVEIGMGQMDYYENDFEAAMLKDTAAYYSRKASNWILDDSCPDYMLKAEECLKREKDRVSHYLHSSSEPKLLEKVQHELLSVYATQLLEKEHSGCHALLRDDKVEDLSRMFRLFSKIPRGLDPVSGIFKQHVTAEGTALVKQAEDAASNKKADKKDVVGLQEQVFVRKVIELHDKYLAYVNDCFQNHTLFHKALKEAFEVFCNKGVAGSSSAELLATFCDNILKKGGSEKLSDEAIEETLEKVVKLLAYISDKDLFAEFYRKKLARRLLFDKSANDDHERSILTKLKQQCGGQFTSKMEGMVTDLTLARENQTSFEEYLSNNPNANPGIDLTVTVLTTGFWPSYKSFDLNLPAEMVKCVEVFREFYQIKTKHRKLTWIYSLGTCNLIGKFEQKTMELIVTTYQASALLLFNSSDRLSYSEIMTQLNLTDDDVVRLLHSLSCAKYKILNKEPNTKIISPTDHFEFNSKFTDKMRRIKIPLPPVDEKKKVIEDVDKDRRYAIDASIVRIMKSRKVLGHQQLVMECVEQLGRMFKPDFKAIKKRIEDLITRDYLERDKENPNLFRYLA